The genome window TTCGCCGAACGCCTTCACTTTTTTTGGATCAGCCAGCAGCGAATCGATGGTTTGAGTCAAGCTATCAGCGTCGCCATTCTGGAAATAATAGCCGTTCTGGCCCTCACGCACCAGCCGTTTTTCGGTTCCATCAGCCACCGAACAAACCACGGGTTTGGCAAAACACATGGCGTCGTTGATCGACAGCCCGCCCATCCCCGCCAGCACATAAATGGCCGACGCGTGCAGATAACGACCCAGCGACACGGCATCGTAAACGCCGCCGACAAACTTCACCCGGTCAGCTACGCCCCGCTTTTCCGCGTGTTGCTTCAGCTTCTCCTCCTCCGGTCCGTATCCAACCACCACCAGTTCGATGCCGGGGTATTTGGCCTGTAAGCGCTGTACTGTGTCGATGATCAAATCAACGCGTTTCCACTTCACCAGCCGACCCACGTGGACCAGCCGATAGGGATTGGGCGGCAGAATCAGGTCTTCGTATCGAACCTGCTCGTAGGCTTTCAGCAGTTCGTCGGTGTCGGGCGAATTTGACGTAATGAAGATTTTTTCCTGCGGAATGCCGTAGCTGCCAATGATTTGCCGCGCTTCGTCGGTGTAATAAATATGAGCCGCCGCCCGGCGCAGATACACCCGACGGACAGCGGTTACGCCCAGAAACCAAAGGTAGCCTTTCAGGCTCATGTTGGTACTCAGGCTGAAATCTTCGTTCAGGTTGTGGCCGCCGTAGTAGTACTCTTTGACTTTGCCCCAGGTCGGAATATTGAACGGAATATCGCGGTTGATCAGCTTGATGCCGGTCGCTTTGAACCAGCCCCAGAACTCGGTACTCATCGCGAAATGCAGAATATACGGCCAGTTGACAATTAGTACGTCCGGCTTTTCTTTTTCCAGAACTTCCTGAATCCCGCGCAGAAATGGTTTTTTATACCAAGTTTTGTATTCTTCCAATTCATACAACCGGAATTGGCGGCTCGATGTGTCTTCGTGTACGCCCGACCCAAGGCTCGCGCTTCGCTGGCCCGGTTTGATTAAAGCCACCTCGACGCCATACTCCGTCACCAGTTTATTTAAAACCAGCGTGAAGTAGTGCGGCAACCCAGCCATTAAGAAGCAAACTTTCATTTTATCTAGTTGCCCAAAATTGAATTTTGCAAAGGTACAAAATTTACCCCACCTTGCCTTTTCCTTTTTCGGGCGATCAGCCCAGGTCTAACGGCGCTTTTAGCGCAAATACGGATTAGGCGGAAATCTCAGCAGCTTATAACCCTGTTCCTCTAGCTTTTGCAGGACGCCGGAAGTTGGCGTTTTCTTGAAAATAACCACTGAATACGCCTCCGGCGGAACAAGCGTAGTAGCCGTTAATAAATTTCTGATTTGGATCTTACGCTGTTGTTTCTCAATGGTTGCAGCGGCCCCGACGTTGCCGGGATTGAACCCTTTATACGCCATCATCGGCAGGCCCAGCGAACACGCCATTTTTTCAAATTCCCGGATGGAAATTTTGTGCACGTAGTTGCCTACGACCTCAAACGAATACTGGTTTTTCCAGATTTTTCGCAGCAAACCCGTATCGATTCGGTCCAGAATATTCCGTATAAAGAGCAGAATCGGCATCTGAATCACGGGGTCCACCGGTTCCTGGATAACAACCGCTTCTCGACATACGCGCAACATTTCGTAGAAACCAATGGCCGGGCGCGGAAAATGATGGTAGGCTTCCTTGCAAAACACGTAATCGAACGAATTATCCGCAAACGACAGCTTTTCCACGTTTTCAACCGAATACTGCCGGATTAGCCCCGCCTCTTTCACCCGCTCCAGAATGGAATCGGTCAAGTCGCTGGCAACCGCCTCACAACGCTGGCGCAGAAAATAGGCCGCATCGGCGCCGTAGAGATCGCCGACCGTTAGCACCGACGTTCCCGGCTGAATCAGCGGCTGCGTCAGTTGCCAGAATTGCTGGTGAATGAAATGTCCTACCGTTCCTTCCTGAAACAGGGAATAATCGGCACCGCCCGCTTCCAGACCCGCCGATACGCGCTTGATGTGGTCTTCATGGGCTTTGTAACTATCGTTTGTAATCATGTCCAACACAACGTGCAAGGATACAAAGGTAGAACGGAGTTGCGACGTATTTACGATTCAGCCGACTTTTTAGCCATCCGCACCGCTATTTTCCCAGTAGGGCAAGTGCGGCGGTTTCCGTACTTTTGCGCCATGCTCTTATTTCGCTTTTTGTTTAAAGATGCTTTCCGGGCACTCATTTCACCGACTGGCCGCACTTTTCTTTGGCTGTTGCTGGTTTATGGAGGTCGTAAACGCTTCTCCCGCCAGCTTGTTCGCTTTAGCCGCTATCAGCTCGAAGTGCCTGACGCGCTGTCTTTTGTCTGGCAGTACAAAGAAATTTATACCGACGAACTCTACTATTTCAAGCCGGGCAGCAGCCAGCCTGTAATCATCGACTGCGGAGCTAACATTGGCATGAGCGTGACTTATTTCCGTGAACGTTACCCACAAGCCCGCATCATCACGTTTGAGGCGGACCCGGTGATTGGGAAAATCCTGCAACAAAACCTGCAAACGAACGGCATTTCGGGCGTTGAAGTCGTGAACAAAGCGGTCTGGACCGACGATCAAGGCGTTTCGTTTGGTAGCGAAGCGGCTGATTCTTCGTCTATTTTTTCGACCGAAACCAAAAATATTGTTCCTTCAGTTCGATTGCGGGATTACCTGCTCCGCGAATCTCGCATTGATTTATTAAAAATTGACATTGAAGGTGCCGAAACCGCCGTGCTGGAAGACTGCCGCGACGTGCTCAATCGAGTTAACCACCTTTTTGTGGAATTTCATTCGTACATCGGTCATCCGCAAACGCTGGCGACCGTCATGACGATTCTGGAGGAAGCGGGTTTCCGGTATTATCTGGACACCAACCAGCACCGCCGCCGTTCGCCGTTCATTGATTTTCGCTATCCGGGTAGTGCCGTGATGGATTTACAGCTAAATATCCATGCATGGCGCGAAAACTGAATATCCTGCAACTAAGCACCTATCATACATCGGGTGGCGCAGGCATTGCGGCTAGACGGCTTAACGAAGCGCTTGTGCGGGCGGGTCAGAATTCCTGGATGCTGGTTCCGCAAACGGACCGTCCCGAGCCTCACGTGGCCGGACTGGCCGAAACAACGCTAGAACGAAAAATGGCCTTTGCGCGCTTTGCACTGGATCGCCTGAGCTTCTGGCCTTACGAAAAAAGCAAAGCCGAGCGGTTTGCCTTTTCGCCAGCGCGGGTCGGTACGGACATTAGCCGCCATCCGCTGGTACAGCAGGCCGACATTCTGCACCTGCACTGGACACAGTTTGGTTTTCTTGGCTTGTCAGACATGAGCAAGCTCTTCCGACTTGGTAAACCCGTTGTCTGGACCTTGCATGATATGTGGGCGTTTACGGGCGGTTGCCATTATAGTCGGGGTTGTGCGCATTACCAAACCCACTGTCACCACTGCCCTTTTCTTCGCAATCCGGGAGCGCATGACTTGTCGTATCGCCTCTTCGAGAAGAAGGTCGAGCTTTACCACAACGCACCCCTGACGTTTGTAACCCCTAGTAAATGGCTTTCTAAGTCATTAAAAGTTAGCCATCTTGGTCAACCCTTTCCGGTGCATGTCTTACCGAACCCCATTGATTCTAACCGGTTCCAACCGGCGCAGGATCGGCAGGTAGTTCGGCGGCAACTGGGTTTGCCCCTCGACAAAAAACTACTTTTGTTTGGCAGCTTCAACACGCAGGACCCGCGCAAGGGATTTCGTTACATCCAGGAGGCGCTGCAATTACAGAAAGATCGATTACCAGACACAGAAATTGTTATTTTTGGCAAATCAAATCCAGAAATAGTCAATGCCCTGCCGCTGCCCGTCACGAACCTGGGTTCGATTACTTCGGAAGAAAAAATGATTGCTGTCTATCAGGCCGCCGACGTCTTGCTCATTCCCTCGTTGGAAGATAATTTTCCAAATACCATCATCGAATCGCTGGCCTGCGGTACGCCGGTTCTGGGATTTCGGACGGGCGGGATTCCAGAGCAGATTATGCATCGGCAGACCGGCTATCTGGCGCAGCTTGCCTCTGCCGAGGATTTGGCGCAGGGGTTGCACTGGCTCCTAACCCAGGCCGATCTGCCCATCATGCGGCAAAATGCGGCGCGCCACATCCATTCGTGGTTAAGCTACGAAGCGATGGCTTCTGAGTTTACGGAGCTTTACCAAAACCTGCTTAAAGCCTGATATGCCCAAACTTTCCATTATCACCGTCACGTACAACGCCGAGCGCTATCTGGAACGGACCATCCGAAGCATCCTGGCCAATGGTCAGAGACCAGAGGTTGAATATCTGGTGATCGACGGGGCCTCGAAAGACGGAACCTTAGGGATTATCCGACAATATGAAGTTGTCATTCAACGCTGGATTTCTGAATCTGACCGGGGTTTGTACGATGCCATGAACAAAGGATTGCAGGCTGCCACGGGGGAGTATGTCTGGTTTTTGAACGCGGGCGATGAAGTCCACGACAGCCAGGTTATTCCACAGCTACTCCGGGCTATCGATACGCAGCAGGCCGACGTGTATTACAGCGACGCCCTTTTCGTGAATGAGTCAGGACAGCCCGTTGGCCTTCGCTCCGAAATAACCCCGCATCGCTTGCCTAAAAACCTAACCTGGCGGGACATGGACATGGGTATGAAAGTATGTCATCAGGCGTTTATTGCCCGACGAATCATAGCACCCCAATACCCCATCGATAATCTCAGCGCTGATATTGACTGGGAAATTCGCTGTCTGAAAGCGGCTAATAAAATTGTTTATCTACCTTTCATCCTCTGTAAGTACCTGACCGGCGGACTCTCGGTGCAGCGGCATCGCCAATCGCTCATTGATCGCTTTAAGGTACTGGCCACGCATTTTGGCACCGTTCCCACTTTGTGGAATCACGCCCGGATCGTGATCAGAGCGGCTCGTAAACGACTGAATACCTGATTCTTTTACCAACGTTATTTATGTCCCTACAAAACATTCATCTTAAGTTTCCGCTTCTTCTTCTGTTCTGGCTCACGTTGCTTCGCACGTTTGCCCAACCCATTGCCACTGATACGACTGCTTTTGAACGAAATAGTCTTCAGCACCGTATTCCATTAAAGGCGTTCATTATTCCTTCCGTCCTGATTGGTGGTGGTGTAGCCTTGCTGGATAGCCGCACCCGCGAGCCTTTCCAGACCATGAATGTTGTCACCCACCTCGACGATTATCTGGTTGTTAGTCCGTATGCTTTGCGAGTAGGTTTGCAGGTTGCCGGCGTCAAACCCAATATCAAGCTGGGCGATGAAATTGCCGTTACGATTGTGGCAAACGTGCTGGCAGGCGGCGTTACCGAAGGGCTGAAGCGAACGGTTGGCTCCCTCCGCCCGAATGGCGAAGACCGAAAATCGTTTCCTTCTGGCCACGCTGCCATTTCATTTACCGGTGCGGAGCTGCTGCACCAGGCTTATCGGCATAAAAGTCCCTGGATTAGCGTGGCCGGGTATACCTTAGCAACGGCAACCAGCGTTTTACGAGTAGCCAATCTACATCACCACTGGGGCGACGTATTAGCCGGCGCCGGAATCGGAATTGCTTCTGTTAAACTAACTTATCTTGCTTATCCACTCGTAAAAAAGCAGTTTAGCCGACACAGGAAGCAACGTGTTAAAGATTAATCTTCGATGAATTTTCCATTTCCTTGAAGAGATTTGTCGATTAATACCAAAATGAAAATAAATTTGCGGCTCATTTAGGAGAAACCAACGATTCTTCTTTTGTATATCCTGAACTTAAAATAGAATTAAATCATGAAGCGTATAGCTGTTTTTACTTCCGGCGGTGACGCACCTGGTATGAATGCCTGCATCCGGGCAGTTGTTCGGGGGGCAGTTTACCATGGAATCGAAGTGTTCGGCGTTCGGCGGGGCTACAACGGAATGATAAACGGCGATATTTTCCAGATGACCTCTCATTCGGTTAGCAACATTGTTCAACGGGGCGGTACGATTCTGAAATCGGCCCGAAGCAAGGAGTTTATGACACCCGAAGGTCGCCGCAAAGCATTTGAACAACTGCAAAAAAATAATATTGAAGGGCTGGTAGCGATTGGTGGAAACGGTACGTTTACAGGTGCCACCATTTTCTACGACGAATTTGGCATTCCAACCGTTGGTGCGCCGGGAACCATTGACAATGACCTGTACGGAACCGATCACACCATTGGCTTCGATACCGCCGTCAATACCGCCCTGGAAGCCATCGACAAAATTCGGGATACAGCCGATTCCCACGACCGCGTATTTTTCATCGAGGTAATGGGCCGCGACTCCGGTTACATCGCAATTCAGTCCGGTATTGCCGGGGGCGCTGAGATGGTGATGGTTCCGGAAGTACTAACTCCCATTCCCGAAGTTATTGAAACGCTCAAACAAGGCTGGAGCCGCTCCAAGTCTTCGTCGATCATCATTGTGGCCGAAGGCGACGAAGAAGGAAACGCCGCCGAGGTTGCGGAAAAAATCCGTTTGCACGTTGGCTCAGGAGTCGATATGCGGGTAACGACGCTCGGACACATCCAGCGGGGTGGTGTTCCTACGGCCTATGACCGCATTCTGGCGAGCCGGCTTGGTCTGGGCGCGCTGGAAGGCTTGATGAATGGGGAAAAGAACGTAATGGCGGGCGTCGTCAACAACGAGTTGGTTTACACGCCTTTCCGCGATACCATTCGTTTGCCCAAACCAATCAGTGAGGACATGCTGCGGATGGTGCGTATCCTGAGCGTATAGCTCAGGCGTAGCCCATTAGCTTGTAAACGACGTACCCGACTAGCTCACGTAAGAGCTGGTAGCTGTCCCGGAAGGCCCCTTCAGAAGGTAGAATAAGGTTATCCGGCGTATAAAGCCGCTGTTGGCCCATTATATCGGCGGAGTAAGGTACAACCTGGATTTGCTGTTTCTGAAAACAAGCCACCGCTCGTTGCATATGAAAGGCGGACGTGATCAGAACATATTCATTATCAGAGAACTTTTGACGGAGAATTGCCGCTGTAAAACGGGCATTTTCGTAGGTATTCAGGGATTTATTCTCCAGAATAATGGCATTCGCCGGAATGCCGCCTGCCTGTAGAAATTGCGCGGTTAATTTTCCCTCATTAGCGATCTCACGCGGAATAATTGGATCTCCGCCGCCGCTAATCAGGATTTTCTGGATTAGTCCCGCTTTGTACAACAAGAGCGCCTGCCCCATCCGATCGGCGTGATCGGCTAAAAAAATCCGGTTGAACGGTTTAATATCCGAGCGCATAATTCCTCCCGTCAGCACAATACCAATTCGAGGCTTTGTGGTCTTCGCCAGCGTGGTGGGCGGCACCTCCCACCACAGGGCAATTTCATTACTCAGAAATCCATTCCCCAATAAAAACCAGAGTCCAATCCCAAGCTGTAGCCAGCGGCGGCGATACCGCGGATTCTTCACCAACAACGCAGCCAGTAAGGTAATGGTTAGCAGCCCAGCGGGCATGATGATGTAATACAGAACTTTAGACAAAAAGAAGAACATGAGAAATGCAGTAATCGGGAATTCTATCGTTTAAAAAGGGTAAATTTGTACGTAAAATCTTACATCAACTAGTCAGGATGTCAAACTTTCATCGAATTTGTTTAACAGTCTTCTTTATCGGTTACTCCGCCTTGACGATGGCGCAGGCTCCTGCCGCCAGTCACCGCATTAGTGCCCATCTGAAAGGACTCTCCAATAAGACCGCTTACCTGGCGAATTACTTTGGCCCTACGCAGTACATCCCACGCGACACGGCCCAGTCGGATGCCGAAGGACGCCTCCTGTTCGATGGAGCCAACACATTGCCGGAAGGTCTTTACATGATTGTGGTTGACGCCAAGCCCGTGATGCAGTTGGTTATTGGTGAGCAGAATTTCTCGTTTGAAGCCGACACAGCCGACATCGTTGGAACAATCAAGTTTGCAGCTCCCGGCGAAAGCGCTCTTTTCTACGATTATCAGAAATTTCTGCAAAAGCAATATAAGCAAATTACGGCCATTCGGAATCAGAACGGAGCAAATAATCAGACACAGATTGCCGCCCTTCAGAAAGAGTCTAACACTTACCGCACGGATTTTATTAAGAAAAACCCCAAGTCTCTGACGGTGAAATTGCTGCAAGCGGTTGCCGAACCCGAGGTTCCACCGGCGCCAAAGCTTGCCAATGGCCGCCCCGACTCGCTTTTTGTGTTTAATTACTACAAATCGCACTTTTTCGACGGATTTGATTTCTCGGACGAACGCTTGCTCCGCTCTCCCTTTGTCCAACAAAAACTGGATCGTTACCTGAAAGAACTAACCGTGCAAACGGTCGATTCACTGATCAAAGAAGCGGATTACCTGGTTGGTCGGGCCAAGGCAAATAAAGAGATGCTTTCGTACACGATTTGGTACATTACCAATCAATACGAGCAGTCGAAAGTGATTGGACTGGACGGCGTTTTCGTGCACATGGCGGAGAAATATTACCTGACGGGTGTCATGCCGCTTTCGGACACGGCATCGCTGAGCAGCATTCGCAAACGGGCACAGATCCTGAAGCCTCTACTGGCCGGAAAAATCATTCCGAACATGAGCGCCCAGGATTCCCTGGGCCGTCCCCAGGCTCTGCACAGCGTTAAAGGCGAGTATGTGGTTGCTTTTATGTACGACCCCGATTGTGGACACTGCAAGGAATCGGCGCCCAAGCTGAAGAAATTTTTTGAAGATCACCGCGCCAAAGGCATGCAGGTATATGCCGTAGCGATCAACAACACCCCCGAGAAGTGGCGGCAATTTGTTCGGGAGCAGAAATTACAGGGCATGGTTCATGTGTATGGCCCTAGCTCCGGCATCAATTTTGAACAGAAATACGACGTTTATTCAACCCCAACAGTCTATTTTCTGGACAAAAACAAAAAAATTCTGGCGCGTCGTCTACCCGTTGAAGAGCTGGAAAGTTACTTCCAGTTTATGCAGCGGCAGCAGCCCGCCAAGCCAAAGGCACCTACCCCAACAGCCAAAGCGGGCAGTGCCGCAAGTACTAAAAAATAAAAGCGAGGGCCGGAGTTTTCCGGCCCTCGCTTTTAGAGAGAAAATGTTTTTAAATAAGGCCTATCAAGAGGATAATTGCCCCGACAATCAAGCCTACAACCCCAACAGTTGCCGCAGTTCCTGTGGCAAACAAGGTTAACAATAAACCGACAATGACGAAAACGGCACCAGCGGCTAGCAGCCCAGAATTGAGCATTGGCTTTTGTGGCGACTCAGGAGCCAGGTGCTTCTGAATCTTTTTGTCGAGCCGCTTAAGCATCATCCGCTCAACCATGTTCATTTTTTTAGGAGCAGCCGGAGCAGCGGCTACGTTGCTTTTGGCAGCGGCAGAAGTCAGTAACTCTTGCACACGAGCCATGCGCTTTTGAACCCGCTTGTCTTCCAACGCGGCGCTATTTTTGGCAATAGCGTCGTTCAGTTGCTGGATGTCCTGTGTCTTAACGACAGGAGCAGCCGCAGCAACGAGCGTAGGCTCTTCTACTTTTTCGACGGGAGCCGTTACCGCTTCAGCAACAACGGGCTGCGTAGCTGGCTTGGGAGTTTCCGCGGAGAACCGCTCAACTGGCATACGCTGATAAGTGGCATAAGGACGGCTACAAGAAGCAAAAAAGGCCGCAACCACAACTGTGGAAGCCAGTGCATAACGCTGGAATAATTTGTGCATACTAATAAAAGTTTTAAGTGGAACTCGAGAGCTTACACTAGCACAAACTA of Tellurirhabdus bombi contains these proteins:
- a CDS encoding glycosyltransferase family 4 protein produces the protein MKVCFLMAGLPHYFTLVLNKLVTEYGVEVALIKPGQRSASLGSGVHEDTSSRQFRLYELEEYKTWYKKPFLRGIQEVLEKEKPDVLIVNWPYILHFAMSTEFWGWFKATGIKLINRDIPFNIPTWGKVKEYYYGGHNLNEDFSLSTNMSLKGYLWFLGVTAVRRVYLRRAAAHIYYTDEARQIIGSYGIPQEKIFITSNSPDTDELLKAYEQVRYEDLILPPNPYRLVHVGRLVKWKRVDLIIDTVQRLQAKYPGIELVVVGYGPEEEKLKQHAEKRGVADRVKFVGGVYDAVSLGRYLHASAIYVLAGMGGLSINDAMCFAKPVVCSVADGTEKRLVREGQNGYYFQNGDADSLTQTIDSLLADPKKVKAFGERSLQIIRDEVNIHKVLQEYVRAFEYATGRKHQPNVTT
- a CDS encoding class I SAM-dependent methyltransferase, with the protein product MITNDSYKAHEDHIKRVSAGLEAGGADYSLFQEGTVGHFIHQQFWQLTQPLIQPGTSVLTVGDLYGADAAYFLRQRCEAVASDLTDSILERVKEAGLIRQYSVENVEKLSFADNSFDYVFCKEAYHHFPRPAIGFYEMLRVCREAVVIQEPVDPVIQMPILLFIRNILDRIDTGLLRKIWKNQYSFEVVGNYVHKISIREFEKMACSLGLPMMAYKGFNPGNVGAAATIEKQQRKIQIRNLLTATTLVPPEAYSVVIFKKTPTSGVLQKLEEQGYKLLRFPPNPYLR
- a CDS encoding FkbM family methyltransferase, which codes for MQGYKGRTELRRIYDSADFLAIRTAIFPVGQVRRFPYFCAMLLFRFLFKDAFRALISPTGRTFLWLLLVYGGRKRFSRQLVRFSRYQLEVPDALSFVWQYKEIYTDELYYFKPGSSQPVIIDCGANIGMSVTYFRERYPQARIITFEADPVIGKILQQNLQTNGISGVEVVNKAVWTDDQGVSFGSEAADSSSIFSTETKNIVPSVRLRDYLLRESRIDLLKIDIEGAETAVLEDCRDVLNRVNHLFVEFHSYIGHPQTLATVMTILEEAGFRYYLDTNQHRRRSPFIDFRYPGSAVMDLQLNIHAWREN
- a CDS encoding glycosyltransferase family 4 protein codes for the protein MARKLNILQLSTYHTSGGAGIAARRLNEALVRAGQNSWMLVPQTDRPEPHVAGLAETTLERKMAFARFALDRLSFWPYEKSKAERFAFSPARVGTDISRHPLVQQADILHLHWTQFGFLGLSDMSKLFRLGKPVVWTLHDMWAFTGGCHYSRGCAHYQTHCHHCPFLRNPGAHDLSYRLFEKKVELYHNAPLTFVTPSKWLSKSLKVSHLGQPFPVHVLPNPIDSNRFQPAQDRQVVRRQLGLPLDKKLLLFGSFNTQDPRKGFRYIQEALQLQKDRLPDTEIVIFGKSNPEIVNALPLPVTNLGSITSEEKMIAVYQAADVLLIPSLEDNFPNTIIESLACGTPVLGFRTGGIPEQIMHRQTGYLAQLASAEDLAQGLHWLLTQADLPIMRQNAARHIHSWLSYEAMASEFTELYQNLLKA
- a CDS encoding glycosyltransferase family 2 protein, translated to MPKLSIITVTYNAERYLERTIRSILANGQRPEVEYLVIDGASKDGTLGIIRQYEVVIQRWISESDRGLYDAMNKGLQAATGEYVWFLNAGDEVHDSQVIPQLLRAIDTQQADVYYSDALFVNESGQPVGLRSEITPHRLPKNLTWRDMDMGMKVCHQAFIARRIIAPQYPIDNLSADIDWEIRCLKAANKIVYLPFILCKYLTGGLSVQRHRQSLIDRFKVLATHFGTVPTLWNHARIVIRAARKRLNT
- a CDS encoding phosphatase PAP2 family protein; amino-acid sequence: MSLQNIHLKFPLLLLFWLTLLRTFAQPIATDTTAFERNSLQHRIPLKAFIIPSVLIGGGVALLDSRTREPFQTMNVVTHLDDYLVVSPYALRVGLQVAGVKPNIKLGDEIAVTIVANVLAGGVTEGLKRTVGSLRPNGEDRKSFPSGHAAISFTGAELLHQAYRHKSPWISVAGYTLATATSVLRVANLHHHWGDVLAGAGIGIASVKLTYLAYPLVKKQFSRHRKQRVKD
- the pfkA gene encoding 6-phosphofructokinase, with product MKRIAVFTSGGDAPGMNACIRAVVRGAVYHGIEVFGVRRGYNGMINGDIFQMTSHSVSNIVQRGGTILKSARSKEFMTPEGRRKAFEQLQKNNIEGLVAIGGNGTFTGATIFYDEFGIPTVGAPGTIDNDLYGTDHTIGFDTAVNTALEAIDKIRDTADSHDRVFFIEVMGRDSGYIAIQSGIAGGAEMVMVPEVLTPIPEVIETLKQGWSRSKSSSIIIVAEGDEEGNAAEVAEKIRLHVGSGVDMRVTTLGHIQRGGVPTAYDRILASRLGLGALEGLMNGEKNVMAGVVNNELVYTPFRDTIRLPKPISEDMLRMVRILSV
- a CDS encoding YdcF family protein yields the protein MFFFLSKVLYYIIMPAGLLTITLLAALLVKNPRYRRRWLQLGIGLWFLLGNGFLSNEIALWWEVPPTTLAKTTKPRIGIVLTGGIMRSDIKPFNRIFLADHADRMGQALLLYKAGLIQKILISGGGDPIIPREIANEGKLTAQFLQAGGIPANAIILENKSLNTYENARFTAAILRQKFSDNEYVLITSAFHMQRAVACFQKQQIQVVPYSADIMGQQRLYTPDNLILPSEGAFRDSYQLLRELVGYVVYKLMGYA
- a CDS encoding redoxin domain-containing protein gives rise to the protein MSNFHRICLTVFFIGYSALTMAQAPAASHRISAHLKGLSNKTAYLANYFGPTQYIPRDTAQSDAEGRLLFDGANTLPEGLYMIVVDAKPVMQLVIGEQNFSFEADTADIVGTIKFAAPGESALFYDYQKFLQKQYKQITAIRNQNGANNQTQIAALQKESNTYRTDFIKKNPKSLTVKLLQAVAEPEVPPAPKLANGRPDSLFVFNYYKSHFFDGFDFSDERLLRSPFVQQKLDRYLKELTVQTVDSLIKEADYLVGRAKANKEMLSYTIWYITNQYEQSKVIGLDGVFVHMAEKYYLTGVMPLSDTASLSSIRKRAQILKPLLAGKIIPNMSAQDSLGRPQALHSVKGEYVVAFMYDPDCGHCKESAPKLKKFFEDHRAKGMQVYAVAINNTPEKWRQFVREQKLQGMVHVYGPSSGINFEQKYDVYSTPTVYFLDKNKKILARRLPVEELESYFQFMQRQQPAKPKAPTPTAKAGSAASTKK